The sequence below is a genomic window from Puniceicoccus vermicola.
CCAGCGCCATGCACCCGAGGAGGTAGTTGTGGGATTCGTTATGAATGCCCTTCAGATCTCCCCGACTCGACTGGAAAAAGAGAATGATGAGGAGGACGGCGATCGCGGAGCGCATGCATCCGGCGAAGAACCAAACCCCATACATGGTCGAGAACCAGTGGTACTCCAAGCTCATGAACCAGTTGATCGCACCGAAGGTAGCGGACAAGGCGCAGACGAAGATCCCGGCCGCGGCCAGTTTCCGCATTGCGTGAACATGACGCGCATCACCGTCACGATCCAACCCAAAGGAGTGCTTCCGCATCATCGAAGCGAAAAAGAGGAACGCTCCAAAGAAGATGAAGGCCTGCAGGGTAAACGAGAACCGGTTCAAGAAAGCCGACTTCGACTCATAGAGAACGTCTTGCGCCACCGTGTGCCCGGAAGGAAGCATGTGGTCAGGGTTCATCCACTTCCAGAGGATGCCGGGGTCTGAATAGAACCAGGTAATCATCAGGAGCGGGAGGAAGATAATCGCGACCCATTTAAGCCCCCCTAAAAGGTGCTCCAACTGCCGACGGGCAATGACGGACCAACCTGCATCAAAAAGATGAAAAAGCAGGACCATGAAGAGCGACCCGAGAAGGATCGAAAGCCAGAAAGCCACGCCGATCAGCCAGCTCAACACTGGGCGGGCGTCGTGATTGACGAGACCGAGAATCAACCCGATCAAGGCGAGGCCCATTCCGGCCAACCCGATTACCAGGAAGACCATCTGAAGCGGCCACTTGCTGCCCTCTCCGGCCATCGTGCCGGAATATGTCTTGGTGGTTGCCTCACTCATAGTCCCAACTCCTTTCTTTTGTCAGCAGGAACATCTTCGATTGAGGCGCTCTGAGAGAGCTGCAGTGCACGAACATAAAGAATAATGGCCCAACGTTCTTCGGGCGTTATTTTCTCACCGTAGCCAAACATGGTATTTTTCCCGTTGGTGATGGTGTTAAAAATCTGGCCCGCAGGCATTTCGTGATAATTCTGCTGCAGGAGGTTGGCCGGAATCACCCCGTATTTCGAAGTGATGCCCTTGCCGTTTCCAACAGCACCGTGGCAGACCTTGCAGAAAATATCATATTTCTGACGTCCCAGTTCCATCGTCGCATTATCGACGTCGATCGGAAACTCAGTGGCCCAAGATCCATCCTCGTTCTTCCCTTCGTAGAAAACGGTCGAGTCGGAAAAGTCTTCAGCGAAATCGGCGCTGAAGGTCTCTTTGACCTCCCAGCCCTGGCCGCGAATCACGGCACCCGCTGGCTTCGGACGGTCGTTCATGCGATCTTGGAAATAATGGTTGGTCGCCTGCGGCTTGTACCGCGGCTGATTATCCATGTCCGGAAAAATCATCCAAGGAGTCTTTTCACTCTTATCCCCACGGAATCCGAGGATGGCGACGACCGCGATGACAACGGCGATATAAATGGCGAAAAAGTAACGCATCGTGATCAGTCCTCCGCCTTAATGATGTTGATGTCCTCGCCACCGGCTTCTGTCAGGACCGATCGCACCTTCTCTTCATCGAAGGTGGGATCCGTCGACTCGATGACGATCATAAAACTGTCGTCGGAGGTTTTCAAAAACGGTTCGTAGTCGAAAAGCGGGTGGTGATGCCGCGGAAGACGGTTCAGAATAAACATGCCCCCGAGGGTTCCGAAGGCCGCGAGCAAAATGGTCAATTCGTAAAAGATCGGAAACGGGAAGACCGGACTGAAGTACGGTTTTCCGCCCACGATCAGTGGGTAATTGAAATTCATGTAGGAGACGATCGAGAGCCCCGTAAGAAATCCAGTCATCCCCCCGAGGAAGGTGAAAATAGGCACCTTCGAGCGCTTTAGGCCCATGGCGTGGTGGATGCCGTGGATCGGGAAAGGTGTGTAAGAATCCCAGCGGGTATAACCGGCATCCCTCACCTTTTCACAGGCGTGGTAAACATCGGGTGCGGTCCGGAAGGTCGCCGCGATGCCAAAGATGTTTTTATCTTTAACGGACATCAATGAGCTCCTTTCGGGTTACGATTCTGCGGATGGTCATGATTGTGAGGATCGGCCTGAGGCAAGCTGAGCGCCTTCACTTCGGAGAAGGCAATCAACGGAAGGAACCGAAGGAAGAGAAGGAAGAGAACGGAGAAGACTCCGAAAGTTCCAAAGAAGGTGAAGATATCGACGATCGTCGGTGAGTAGTATCCCCAGGAGCTGGGAAGGAAGTCGTTTGCGAGCGAAGAGACGGTGATCACGAAACGCTCAAACCACATTCCCACGTTCACAAAGATCGAGATGATCCAGACCAGCCCAATGTTCTGGCGGATCTTCTTGAACCAGAAGAGCTGCGGGCAGATCACATTGCAGGAGACCATGATCCAGTAGGCCCAGGCATACTGGCCGAACGCACGGTTGATGAAAGCGAATCCTTCATACGGGTTGGCTCCATACCAAGCGATGAAGAACTCCATCATGTAGGCGTAGC
It includes:
- a CDS encoding c-type cytochrome, which translates into the protein MRYFFAIYIAVVIAVVAILGFRGDKSEKTPWMIFPDMDNQPRYKPQATNHYFQDRMNDRPKPAGAVIRGQGWEVKETFSADFAEDFSDSTVFYEGKNEDGSWATEFPIDVDNATMELGRQKYDIFCKVCHGAVGNGKGITSKYGVIPANLLQQNYHEMPAGQIFNTITNGKNTMFGYGEKITPEERWAIILYVRALQLSQSASIEDVPADKRKELGL
- a CDS encoding DUF3341 domain-containing protein, translating into MSVKDKNIFGIAATFRTAPDVYHACEKVRDAGYTRWDSYTPFPIHGIHHAMGLKRSKVPIFTFLGGMTGFLTGLSIVSYMNFNYPLIVGGKPYFSPVFPFPIFYELTILLAAFGTLGGMFILNRLPRHHHPLFDYEPFLKTSDDSFMIVIESTDPTFDEEKVRSVLTEAGGEDINIIKAED